The proteins below come from a single Candidatus Planktophila dulcis genomic window:
- a CDS encoding dihydrofolate reductase family protein produces MRVTVTLVVGADGSTTKNGNSAGVSNTVDRTAFLARRRNADCIIIGGNTARTEPYHRTPVPIIVISKSLINPLADNRLAHCWNLSPADAIERAAKTFGPNIHIEAGAAIIRELIDADYVDELELSITDVIGGEDLIDVKELLSHFSEVDEKVEAGTRFISARR; encoded by the coding sequence ATGAGAGTCACGGTCACGCTGGTTGTTGGGGCAGATGGCTCGACAACTAAGAACGGAAATTCTGCTGGGGTATCAAATACAGTCGATCGCACAGCATTTCTTGCCCGACGTAGAAACGCTGACTGCATCATTATCGGTGGCAATACTGCGCGCACAGAGCCCTATCACCGCACACCTGTTCCCATAATTGTTATTTCAAAGAGCTTGATCAATCCACTTGCTGATAATCGCTTGGCGCATTGCTGGAATCTTTCACCTGCCGATGCAATAGAGCGTGCAGCTAAAACTTTTGGACCCAATATTCACATTGAAGCAGGTGCTGCAATTATCCGTGAATTAATAGATGCCGATTATGTCGATGAGCTCGAGCTCAGTATTACAGATGTAATTGGCGGAGAAGATCTCATTGATGTGAAAGAACTTCTCTCCCACTTCTCTGAAGTAGATGAGAAGGTTGAAGCAGGGACCCGATTTATCTCCGCACGTAGGTAG
- a CDS encoding DMT family transporter, translated as MASLLALLSSGLWGSADYHAGKLSKKFPSIAVLATSQAIGFITGLILVLATGAWSAQAFGSDGYFFSGACAGLCGYAGLMSLYAALSTGRMGVVSPISSLGSLIPLAYAIIFKGDQLSTILSIGVAAALLGGFLASGPEVSQGLPLKPVLLSLSAAVFFGFALVFMAIGSESSALMTMTMMRTTTLIIGIGIFLKFRHMGGLGKPELPILIFIGVADFAANLLLGVATTKGLVSLAMVLGSLYPIATALLAYKFLHERLHKVQYVGIAFAVIGVALISTR; from the coding sequence ATGGCCAGCCTCCTAGCTCTTCTGTCGAGCGGACTCTGGGGAAGCGCCGATTATCACGCAGGCAAGTTGAGTAAGAAATTTCCATCGATTGCAGTACTTGCCACTTCTCAGGCGATCGGATTTATCACAGGTCTGATTTTGGTCTTGGCTACCGGTGCGTGGAGTGCGCAGGCTTTTGGAAGCGATGGATATTTCTTTTCAGGTGCATGTGCTGGCCTCTGTGGATATGCAGGATTAATGAGTCTCTACGCCGCCCTCTCAACAGGACGCATGGGCGTTGTTTCACCGATTAGTTCACTCGGATCACTGATTCCTCTTGCCTACGCAATCATTTTCAAAGGCGATCAACTCTCAACGATATTAAGTATTGGAGTAGCGGCAGCACTGCTTGGTGGTTTCTTAGCAAGTGGCCCTGAAGTATCTCAAGGGCTTCCATTAAAACCCGTTCTTCTTTCACTCTCTGCTGCAGTCTTCTTCGGGTTCGCATTGGTCTTCATGGCTATCGGCTCTGAGAGCAGCGCCTTGATGACTATGACAATGATGCGCACTACAACGCTCATTATTGGAATTGGAATTTTTCTGAAGTTTCGCCATATGGGTGGACTTGGTAAGCCAGAACTTCCTATTCTGATCTTTATCGGTGTGGCAGATTTCGCAGCCAACCTATTGCTCGGAGTTGCAACTACCAAGGGATTGGTCTCACTTGCGATGGTGCTGGGCTCGCTCTATCCGATTGCCACAGCACTTCTTGCCTATAAATTCTTACATGAGCGTCTGCATAAAGTGCAGTATGTAGGAATCGCATTTGCAGTTATAGGTGTTGCCCTAATCTCAACGAGATAA
- a CDS encoding DUF3000 domain-containing protein: protein MKSTFTFEEMIELLRTFTPRPEIILEEVPAPQKLATYSFAFTADISNGQPGDAEEEVASGRFVILHEPGGQDTWEGDFRCVSFMRADVDSEMQEDPLLPEVGWNWLLDSLNATGAQYNAPSGTVTRVSSASFGKLSPRNDDSEIEIRASWSPQIDSPEEIFAHVQAWCNLMTEVAGLPPIPDGVASIGSARRRG from the coding sequence GTGAAATCGACATTTACTTTTGAAGAGATGATCGAGCTCCTTCGTACTTTCACTCCACGGCCTGAAATCATTTTGGAAGAAGTGCCGGCTCCGCAAAAACTTGCTACATATTCTTTTGCCTTTACCGCAGATATTTCCAATGGCCAGCCAGGAGATGCTGAGGAAGAAGTTGCATCTGGGCGCTTTGTTATTTTGCACGAGCCAGGTGGGCAAGATACGTGGGAAGGTGATTTCCGTTGCGTGAGCTTTATGCGCGCAGATGTCGATAGCGAGATGCAGGAAGATCCGCTGCTTCCAGAGGTCGGCTGGAATTGGTTACTTGATTCTCTCAATGCAACCGGGGCCCAATACAACGCACCTAGCGGAACAGTTACTCGAGTATCGAGCGCCTCATTTGGAAAACTTTCACCTCGTAATGATGATTCCGAAATTGAGATTCGTGCTTCATGGTCACCTCAGATTGATTCACCGGAAGAGATATTTGCTCACGTGCAGGCATGGTGCAATCTCATGACTGAGGTTGCCGGCTTGCCACCTATTCCTGATGGAGTTGCATCCATTGGTTCAGCTCGTCGCCGTGGCTGA
- a CDS encoding HRDC domain-containing protein has translation MAEIEQTPQEPAPTPLLHPADGVPPIINTEELFDAALAQLALGSGPFAFDAERASGYKYSARAYLIQIKRTNGGLHLIDPIAFGPGHRCFIALNELIHDVEVILHASTQDLPCLREVGIHPTILFDTELGGRIAGLARVGLGPLLESLMGVSLAKEHSAVDWSTRPLPHDWLNYAALDVELLVELREKVYQLLADSKKWKWAEEDFAAILAAPPAPPRIDPWRRTSGMHKMKKRNHMAVVRELWQARNEMAQDLDISPGRLLSDAAITEIAMNADKGPITNRKHLEKILRPLGLRARWLENAATWISCITDAIAMPEDQWPETRSKSDVLPPIKIWRERFPEKYAPLTHARFNLQVRAEELSIPLENMISPELVRRICWQPPEGSVEQALLALGARRWQAEIASPILEQALTEREPLEIPEVAAEAEAAPEE, from the coding sequence GTGGCTGAGATAGAACAAACGCCGCAAGAACCGGCACCTACTCCACTTTTGCACCCAGCCGATGGCGTGCCACCAATCATCAACACAGAAGAGTTATTTGATGCCGCCCTTGCTCAGTTAGCTCTTGGTTCAGGTCCCTTTGCATTCGATGCAGAACGCGCATCAGGCTATAAATACAGTGCTCGTGCATATTTGATTCAAATAAAGCGCACCAACGGCGGATTACATCTCATCGATCCCATCGCATTTGGTCCTGGCCACCGCTGCTTTATCGCTCTCAATGAACTCATTCACGATGTTGAAGTTATCTTGCATGCCAGCACGCAAGATCTACCGTGTCTGCGCGAAGTGGGAATCCATCCGACCATCCTCTTTGATACTGAACTCGGTGGACGCATTGCGGGCCTTGCCCGCGTAGGTCTTGGGCCTCTCCTTGAATCTCTTATGGGGGTCTCACTTGCAAAGGAGCACTCTGCAGTGGATTGGTCCACAAGACCTCTGCCACACGATTGGCTCAACTATGCAGCTCTCGATGTCGAGCTCCTCGTTGAATTGCGCGAGAAGGTTTATCAACTCTTAGCTGATTCGAAAAAATGGAAGTGGGCTGAAGAAGATTTTGCAGCCATTCTTGCTGCGCCACCTGCTCCCCCACGTATTGATCCATGGCGTAGAACATCAGGAATGCATAAAATGAAAAAGCGTAATCACATGGCAGTTGTTCGCGAACTCTGGCAGGCGCGTAATGAGATGGCGCAAGATCTTGATATCTCACCAGGGCGACTTCTCTCCGATGCTGCGATTACAGAGATAGCGATGAATGCGGATAAGGGTCCGATTACCAATCGCAAACATCTAGAGAAAATTCTTCGCCCCCTTGGCTTGCGAGCGCGATGGTTAGAAAATGCTGCCACGTGGATTAGCTGCATCACCGATGCGATAGCGATGCCGGAGGATCAATGGCCAGAGACTCGATCAAAGAGCGATGTTCTTCCTCCCATTAAAATTTGGCGTGAGAGATTCCCTGAAAAATATGCACCCCTTACTCATGCCAGGTTTAATCTTCAGGTGAGGGCCGAGGAGCTATCGATTCCTCTGGAAAATATGATTAGCCCAGAACTTGTGCGCCGCATCTGCTGGCAGCCTCCCGAGGGATCTGTGGAGCAAGCCCTTCTAGCCCTGGGAGCGCGCCGCTGGCAGGCTGAAATAGCCTCTCCCATCCTGGAGCAGGCCCTGACTGAGCGTGAGCCCCTTGAAATCCCTGAGGTCGCCGCAGAGGCAGAGGCTGCCCCAGAAGAGTGA
- the efeU gene encoding iron uptake transporter permease EfeU, with product MLSTFIIALREGLEAALIVGILVAYLVKSDQRSHLRALWTGVSLALFASLALGAFLSYTSTELSDKGEELFAGTTSFVAVAMVTWMVFWMKRTARGLRDQLHGKAEVAVSSGALSIATLAFFAVAREGLETSLFLYSNFKAVGAFSTATLGLILGLALAVVLGYGIYNRSLKLNLGKFFTYSGVALIVVAAGVLSYGIHEFQEFGILPGPDAFAWDVTSWMPKESFIASLLGGTIGFDTTTSWLQLFAWAAYLGLTIAAYLSPAKVKTPLNA from the coding sequence ATGCTTAGTACATTCATCATCGCCCTTCGCGAAGGCCTCGAGGCCGCGCTCATCGTTGGAATTCTTGTTGCCTACCTCGTGAAGAGTGATCAAAGAAGCCATTTACGGGCACTCTGGACCGGTGTCTCTCTGGCCCTTTTCGCCAGCTTGGCACTCGGAGCATTCCTCTCCTACACCTCAACCGAGCTTTCCGATAAGGGTGAAGAGCTCTTTGCTGGCACAACATCATTTGTTGCAGTTGCGATGGTGACATGGATGGTCTTCTGGATGAAGCGCACAGCACGTGGTCTGCGCGATCAACTCCATGGCAAGGCAGAGGTTGCAGTTTCATCAGGAGCTCTCTCTATTGCAACCCTTGCCTTCTTCGCAGTTGCCCGTGAAGGCCTTGAAACATCACTCTTTCTCTACTCCAATTTCAAAGCAGTGGGAGCTTTCTCAACAGCAACTCTTGGACTGATCCTTGGACTCGCATTGGCTGTAGTACTTGGTTATGGAATCTACAACCGCTCACTCAAACTTAATTTGGGTAAGTTCTTCACATACTCAGGTGTGGCGCTGATCGTTGTTGCAGCAGGAGTTCTCTCCTATGGAATCCATGAATTCCAAGAATTCGGCATCTTGCCAGGACCTGATGCCTTTGCATGGGATGTCACATCATGGATGCCGAAGGAATCATTTATCGCATCCTTGCTCGGTGGAACTATCGGCTTCGATACAACGACCTCATGGCTGCAGCTCTTTGCATGGGCTGCCTACCTCGGTCTAACAATTGCGGCCTACCTCTCACCTGCAAAGGTAAAAACTCCCCTCAACGCATAG